In a genomic window of Flavobacterium sp. KACC 22761:
- a CDS encoding DUF6252 family protein, with amino-acid sequence MKKYFYFLSLLFVVAACTEDIKFNNPAFQGLKDNVFWRAVGHNAAFSIEGNFVIEGSLGYEKVILQVDNNPAEKTYVLGVNDVVKASYVSTFPGKESEFSTGTKKGSGQIVITDYDAENNTISGTFKFNAVNSNTSDLDNPKVTFTEGVFYKVPITPRALF; translated from the coding sequence ATGAAAAAATACTTTTATTTTTTATCGCTTCTATTTGTTGTTGCAGCTTGCACAGAAGATATAAAATTTAATAATCCAGCATTTCAAGGCTTAAAAGACAATGTTTTTTGGAGGGCTGTGGGCCATAATGCGGCGTTTTCGATAGAAGGAAATTTTGTAATTGAAGGCTCTTTAGGTTATGAAAAAGTGATATTGCAAGTGGATAATAATCCTGCCGAAAAGACCTATGTGTTGGGAGTAAATGATGTTGTGAAAGCATCTTACGTAAGTACCTTCCCAGGGAAAGAAAGCGAATTTTCAACAGGGACAAAAAAAGGAAGTGGGCAAATTGTAATTACTGATTATGATGCTGAAAATAATACCATTTCTGGTACATTCAAATTTAATGCAGTAAATAGCAATACATCAGATTTGGATAATCCGAAAGTTACTTTTACAGAAGGTGTTTTCTATAAAGTTCCAATAACGCCAAGAGCTTTGTTTTAA
- the leuC gene encoding 3-isopropylmalate dehydratase large subunit, protein MSKTLFDKVWDSHVVRKIEDGPDVFFIDRHFIHEVTSPVAFLGLKSRGVNVLYPERTFATADHNTPTINQHLPVQDPLSANQLKALEDNANEYGISHWGLGHQKNGIVHVVGPENGITLPGATIVCGDSHTSTHGAFGAIAFGIGTSEVEMVLSTQCIMQPKPKKMRINVNGQLSKGVGPKDVALYIIAQLTTSGGTGYFVEYAGDVFENMTMEGRMTVCNLSIEMGARGGMIAPDQTTFDFLEGRLYAPKGEVWTKAVEYWKTLKTDADAVFDAELNIKAEDIEPMITYGTNPGMGIGITKHIPNAKEVEGGEETYKKSLAYMGFNEDDVMIGKQIDYVFLGSCTNGRIEDFRAFAEIVKGRKKADNVTAWLVPGSHVVEAQIKEEGILDILTEAGFVLRQPGCSACLAMNDDKVPAGKYAVSTSNRNFEGRQGPGSRTLLASPIMAAAAAVTGKLTDPRELF, encoded by the coding sequence ATGAGTAAGACATTATTTGACAAAGTATGGGATTCACATGTTGTGCGTAAAATTGAAGATGGGCCAGATGTGTTTTTTATTGACCGCCATTTCATTCATGAAGTTACGAGTCCTGTTGCTTTTTTAGGATTAAAATCAAGAGGCGTTAATGTATTATACCCAGAACGTACTTTTGCAACTGCAGACCACAATACACCAACCATAAACCAACATTTACCAGTTCAAGATCCGCTTTCTGCAAATCAGCTTAAAGCTCTTGAAGACAATGCGAACGAATACGGAATTTCGCACTGGGGATTAGGTCATCAAAAAAATGGTATTGTACACGTAGTAGGTCCTGAAAACGGAATTACTTTGCCAGGTGCTACTATTGTATGTGGAGATTCGCATACGTCTACTCACGGTGCTTTTGGAGCGATTGCTTTTGGTATCGGAACATCTGAGGTTGAAATGGTACTTTCGACGCAATGTATTATGCAACCAAAACCAAAGAAAATGCGTATCAACGTAAACGGTCAATTAAGCAAAGGTGTTGGTCCAAAAGACGTTGCACTTTATATTATTGCGCAGTTAACTACTTCTGGAGGTACAGGATATTTTGTTGAGTATGCTGGTGATGTTTTTGAAAACATGACTATGGAAGGTCGTATGACAGTTTGTAACTTAAGTATCGAAATGGGTGCTCGTGGAGGAATGATTGCTCCTGACCAAACTACTTTCGATTTCTTAGAAGGAAGACTTTACGCTCCAAAAGGAGAAGTTTGGACAAAAGCTGTTGAATACTGGAAAACACTAAAAACTGATGCTGACGCTGTATTTGATGCTGAATTAAACATCAAAGCTGAAGATATCGAACCAATGATTACTTATGGTACTAACCCTGGAATGGGAATTGGTATCACAAAACATATTCCGAATGCAAAAGAAGTTGAAGGCGGAGAAGAAACTTACAAAAAGTCTTTAGCTTACATGGGCTTCAACGAAGACGACGTAATGATTGGTAAACAAATCGATTACGTTTTCTTAGGAAGTTGTACAAACGGACGTATTGAAGATTTTAGAGCTTTCGCTGAAATTGTAAAAGGAAGAAAAAAAGCAGATAATGTTACGGCTTGGTTAGTTCCAGGTTCTCATGTTGTTGAAGCACAGATTAAAGAAGAGGGAATTTTAGATATTTTGACAGAAGCTGGTTTCGTATTACGTCAGCCGGGATGTTCTGCTTGTTTAGCTATGAATGATGATAAAGTTCCTGCTGGAAAATATGCAGTAAGTACTTCAAACAGAAACTTTGAAGGTCGTCAAGGGCCTGGTTCAAGAACGCTTTTAGCAAGTCCAATTATGGCGGCTGCAGCGGCGGTTACAGGAAAACTAACAGATCCGAGAGAACTGTTCTAG
- the leuB gene encoding 3-isopropylmalate dehydrogenase, which produces MKLNIALLAGDGIGPEVINEAVKVSDAVAQKFGHEITWKPALTGAAAIDAVGEPYPDATHEVCKNADAVLFGAIGHPKYDNDPSAPVRPEQGLLKMRKALGLFANVRPTFTFPSLLDKSPLKRERIEGTDLVFLRELTGGIYFGEKGRKDNGDTAYDNCVYTRAEVQRLAKKGFELAMTRSKKLCCVDKANVLETSRLWRETVQAMEKDYPEVEVSYEFVDAVAMRLVQWPNSYDVLITENLFGDILTDEASVISGSMGLMPSASMGAEVSLFEPIHGSYPQATGLNIANPMATILSAAMMFENFGLMEEGKAMRDAVNKALEAGVVTEDLANGGKAYGTKEVGDWLAANV; this is translated from the coding sequence ATGAAATTAAACATAGCCCTTTTAGCCGGAGACGGAATCGGACCTGAGGTAATAAATGAAGCTGTAAAAGTATCTGATGCTGTTGCACAAAAATTTGGACATGAAATCACTTGGAAACCAGCTTTAACTGGAGCTGCTGCAATTGATGCAGTAGGTGAACCTTATCCAGATGCAACACACGAAGTTTGTAAAAATGCTGATGCCGTTCTTTTTGGAGCAATCGGTCATCCTAAATATGACAATGATCCTTCTGCACCGGTACGTCCAGAGCAAGGTTTGTTAAAAATGCGTAAAGCATTAGGTTTGTTCGCAAACGTAAGACCGACTTTTACATTCCCATCTTTATTAGATAAATCGCCGCTAAAAAGAGAAAGAATCGAAGGTACTGATTTGGTTTTCTTAAGAGAATTAACTGGTGGAATTTATTTCGGCGAAAAAGGAAGAAAAGACAACGGAGATACAGCTTATGATAACTGCGTTTACACAAGAGCCGAAGTACAGCGTCTAGCTAAAAAAGGTTTCGAATTGGCCATGACACGTTCTAAAAAATTATGTTGCGTGGATAAAGCAAACGTTTTGGAAACTTCACGTTTATGGAGAGAAACGGTTCAAGCAATGGAAAAAGATTATCCAGAGGTTGAAGTTAGCTACGAATTTGTTGATGCTGTAGCAATGCGTTTGGTTCAATGGCCAAACTCTTATGATGTATTAATTACTGAAAACTTATTTGGAGATATTTTAACAGACGAAGCTTCTGTAATTTCTGGTTCAATGGGATTAATGCCTTCTGCATCTATGGGAGCTGAAGTATCATTATTTGAACCTATCCACGGTTCATATCCACAAGCTACAGGATTAAACATTGCAAACCCAATGGCTACTATTTTATCTGCTGCTATGATGTTTGAAAACTTCGGATTAATGGAAGAAGGAAAAGCGATGAGAGATGCTGTAAACAAAGCATTAGAAGCTGGAGTAGTCACTGAAGATTTAGCTAACGGAGGCAAAGCATACGGCACTAAAGAAGTTGGTGACTGGTTAGCAGCGAATGTATAA
- a CDS encoding O-methyltransferase — protein MIDTNIELPKSYSEIKIDSERISFSMPYDLQTGSFLRTLVATKKDGHFLEIGTGTGLSLSWMVEGMSENSTLITIDNSSEYQSVAKKHIQNPNISFICEDAENWILNYNDSKFDLIFADAWPGKYSVLEETLNLLNSSGIYLIDDMLPQPNWPKDHEKNVEILIQNLENRKDIQLTKMRWSTGLILITKK, from the coding sequence ATGATCGACACTAACATTGAATTGCCAAAATCGTATTCAGAGATCAAAATTGACTCAGAAAGAATTTCATTTTCAATGCCTTACGATCTGCAAACAGGAAGTTTTCTTAGGACATTGGTTGCCACAAAAAAAGATGGTCATTTTTTAGAAATAGGAACCGGAACCGGCTTATCACTTTCGTGGATGGTTGAAGGAATGAGTGAAAACTCAACATTGATTACAATTGACAATTCATCAGAATATCAAAGTGTTGCAAAAAAACACATTCAAAATCCAAACATTTCATTCATTTGTGAAGATGCCGAAAATTGGATTTTAAATTATAATGACTCAAAGTTTGATTTGATTTTTGCCGATGCATGGCCAGGAAAATATTCGGTTTTAGAGGAAACTTTAAACTTATTGAATTCCAGCGGAATTTACTTGATTGATGATATGCTTCCTCAACCAAACTGGCCAAAAGATCATGAGAAAAATGTCGAAATTCTGATTCAAAATCTTGAAAACAGAAAAGACATTCAATTGACAAAAATGCGCTGGTCGACTGGCTTAATTCTGATAACAAAAAAATAA
- a CDS encoding alpha-isopropylmalate synthase regulatory domain-containing protein, which produces MEKRKIEIMDTTLRDGEQTSGVSFSAAEKLTIAQLLLEELNIDRIEIASARVSEGEFQAVKGITSWAEERGYINRIEVLTFVDRGVSIDWMKKAGAKVQNLLTKGSMNHLTHQLKKTPEQHFSEIAQIIALAKENNIETNVYLEDWSNGMRNSPDYVFQFLDFLATQPIKRVLLPDTLGVLIPSLAFEFISKIRAKHPNIHFDFHAHNDYDLSVANVMEAIKAGINGLHVTVNGMGERAGNAPLESTVAVINDYMPEVNIGIKETSLYSVSKLVETFTGYRIPANKPIVGDNVFTQTAGIHADGDNKNNLYFNDLLPERFGRKRKYALGKTSGKANIEKNLQELGLKLNQEDLKLVTQRIIELGDKKETVTKEDLPYIISDVLDSHTYEEKITINSYMLVHSKGMRPSTTLSLNLNGEIIEENAQGDGQFDAFMNALSKIYKSKKLTLPKLIDYAVRIPPGSSSDALCETIITWVNNGKEFKTRGLDSDQTVAAIIATQKMLNIIT; this is translated from the coding sequence ATGGAAAAAAGAAAAATTGAAATAATGGATACGACACTCCGTGATGGCGAACAAACGTCAGGAGTATCATTTTCTGCTGCAGAAAAACTGACCATTGCGCAATTGTTGTTGGAGGAATTAAATATTGATAGAATCGAAATTGCTTCGGCGCGCGTGAGCGAAGGAGAATTTCAGGCTGTAAAAGGCATTACTTCATGGGCTGAAGAACGCGGCTACATTAACAGAATTGAAGTTCTTACGTTTGTTGATAGAGGCGTTTCAATTGACTGGATGAAAAAAGCGGGTGCCAAAGTACAGAATTTATTGACCAAGGGTTCAATGAATCACTTAACGCATCAATTAAAGAAAACTCCTGAACAACATTTTTCCGAAATTGCTCAAATCATTGCTTTAGCTAAAGAAAACAATATCGAAACCAATGTTTACTTGGAAGACTGGAGCAACGGAATGCGAAATTCTCCAGATTATGTTTTTCAATTCTTAGATTTCTTAGCAACACAGCCTATCAAGAGAGTTTTACTTCCAGATACTTTAGGTGTTTTAATTCCGTCTTTGGCTTTTGAATTTATTTCGAAAATCAGAGCAAAACATCCAAACATTCACTTTGATTTCCACGCACATAACGATTACGATTTAAGTGTTGCCAACGTTATGGAAGCGATAAAAGCGGGAATCAACGGACTTCACGTTACGGTAAACGGAATGGGAGAACGCGCTGGAAACGCACCTCTTGAAAGCACTGTTGCGGTTATCAATGATTATATGCCAGAAGTAAATATCGGCATTAAAGAAACTTCGTTGTATTCTGTAAGCAAATTGGTTGAAACTTTTACAGGTTATAGAATTCCTGCAAACAAACCAATTGTAGGCGACAATGTTTTTACGCAAACAGCTGGAATTCATGCCGATGGAGACAACAAAAACAATCTATATTTTAATGATTTGCTTCCAGAACGTTTTGGAAGAAAAAGAAAATACGCTTTAGGAAAAACTTCTGGAAAAGCCAATATCGAAAAGAATCTTCAGGAATTAGGTTTAAAACTGAATCAAGAAGATTTGAAATTGGTTACACAAAGAATTATTGAACTGGGCGACAAAAAAGAAACCGTAACCAAGGAAGATCTTCCATACATTATTTCCGATGTTTTGGACAGTCACACTTATGAAGAAAAAATCACAATCAATTCTTATATGCTGGTTCATTCTAAAGGGATGCGCCCATCTACGACTTTATCTTTAAATTTAAACGGAGAAATAATCGAAGAAAATGCCCAAGGAGACGGTCAGTTTGACGCTTTTATGAATGCTTTATCCAAGATTTACAAAAGCAAAAAACTAACACTTCCAAAATTGATCGATTATGCTGTGAGAATCCCACCAGGAAGTAGTTCTGATGCGTTGTGCGAAACCATTATCACATGGGTCAACAACGGAAAAGAATTCAAAACCCGCGGATTAGATTCAGATCAAACTGTTGCAGCAATTATTGCAACGCAGAAAATGCTTAACATTATAACTTAA
- the leuD gene encoding 3-isopropylmalate dehydratase small subunit, which produces MAYDKFNILTSSAVPLPIENVDTDQIIPARFLKATKREGFGDNLFRDWRYNGDDTPKADFVLNNPTYSGKILVGGKNFGSGSSREHAAWAVYDYGFRAVVSSFFADIFKGNCLNIGVLPVQISPEFLANIFKAIEADPKTELEINLPNQTITLLSTGEQESFAINGYKKNNLINGFDDIDYLQDMKEDIKAFADKLPY; this is translated from the coding sequence ATGGCATACGATAAATTTAATATACTTACAAGCAGCGCAGTGCCGTTGCCAATTGAGAACGTAGATACAGATCAAATCATCCCTGCTCGTTTCTTAAAAGCTACAAAACGTGAAGGTTTTGGAGACAATCTTTTTAGAGACTGGAGATACAATGGAGATGATACTCCAAAAGCAGATTTCGTTTTAAACAACCCAACTTACAGCGGAAAAATCTTGGTTGGAGGAAAAAACTTCGGTTCTGGATCTTCTAGAGAGCATGCTGCGTGGGCAGTTTACGATTACGGATTTAGAGCTGTAGTTTCTAGTTTCTTTGCTGATATCTTCAAAGGAAACTGTTTGAATATTGGTGTTTTACCAGTACAAATCAGCCCGGAATTTTTAGCTAATATTTTCAAAGCTATTGAAGCTGATCCAAAAACAGAATTAGAAATCAATCTTCCAAACCAAACAATTACTTTATTGTCAACTGGCGAGCAAGAGTCATTCGCTATTAACGGTTACAAAAAGAACAATTTAATTAATGGTTTTGACGACATTGATTACTTACAGGATATGAAGGAAGATATTAAGGCTTTTGCTGACAAACTTCCTTACTAA
- a CDS encoding RNA recognition motif domain-containing protein, protein MNIFVGSLPFSIEEADLRESFEAYGTVDSVKIITDKFTGRSKGFGFVEMPNDSEAQKAIDELNGAVVSGRTIVVNKSEPKPEGERRSFNNNRGGNDRGGYGNNRGGNDRGNRGGY, encoded by the coding sequence ATGAATATTTTTGTTGGAAGCCTTCCATTCAGTATTGAGGAAGCAGATTTAAGAGAGTCTTTTGAGGCTTATGGAACAGTTGACTCTGTTAAAATTATTACTGATAAATTTACTGGAAGAAGTAAAGGCTTTGGTTTTGTTGAAATGCCAAATGATAGCGAAGCTCAGAAAGCTATCGACGAATTGAACGGTGCTGTTGTATCAGGACGTACAATCGTTGTAAATAAATCGGAGCCAAAACCAGAAGGCGAAAGAAGAAGTTTTAATAACAATCGCGGAGGAAACGATCGTGGTGGTTACGGAAACAACCGTGGAGGAAATGACCGCGGAAACAGAGGAGGATATTAA